The Lolium rigidum isolate FL_2022 chromosome 2, APGP_CSIRO_Lrig_0.1, whole genome shotgun sequence genomic interval ttttttggattttcgatataaaatgcaaataagataaaaataaaatatgcaagcaaaacaataacaaagtaaaagagatgagagtgggagactcccctcgcagaagagatgcttttctccccggaaacgtcgccagaaaaagtctttgctgagcgcggagttgatgaaggagaatttatgcgcaacgttgagtggaaccccaagaggaaggtatgatgagcacagtaggaagttttccctcagtaagaaaccaaggtttatcgatcagtaggagaaaaacgttctctcccgaggtgttgcgaaccaactcgtggcagggcgcactgccggcgtcagcagcaacgtggagacctgcacacaaacaaccaagtactttgtccccaactttcagcgaggttgtcaagctcactggttttgctgaaaacaaaggattaaacgaaccgtgtggaaaaagaattgtttgcagagaacagaacaggaaaattatgtagaagattgcaattaaaagaagaaggaccggggtccacagttcactagaggcgcctccccgattaataaatatgctgggtaaataaattacagatggacaattgacaaatagagattctacgctaatggttggtgcagaatacatgctatgaaagtatgtgggcattacaacaatatacatagaccgtaatccaactgcatctatgactaataatccaccttcaggattgaatccgcgacaccctccagtattaagttgcaagcaatggactatcgctttaagcaatgtttgtaaagtaaacgatgaaactacccttgaatagaacaccgctattttctccctagtagcagcagcacatctacaaccgtagagaacaaggtcacttcccatggttaaatagaggcatgaacccactatcgagcataaatactctctcttgaagtcgctagcatctacttgtccagagcatctactagaaacggagagcatgcaagatcataataacataatacataatctaaaCCAaaacaatctctctataaattggatccacatcaaaccaacatgtagcaattacaaatagatgatcttgatcatgttagacagctcacaagatttatacatgaagcacaacaaggagaggacagccatctagctactgctatggacccatggtcccgtggaggactactcacgcatcacctcggatgaagacatagcgatgtagaggcctccggcggtgatttccctctccggcagggtgccgggatggacttcaGAATCCTCCTGAACTAGGGTTTTGGTTGatggcggcgtcggaacttttcgtggatggaggctctggtccctggggttttcccgatacgaggaataaataggcggaagggcggagcaaacgaggcgatgaggcgccagtacatgggccaggcgtggccaagggtggggccgcacctgctctatgtactgccacgtggaagctctcctgcgcgtgtccttctgcctccgtcttcgtcccggaaaaataagactctgggcttttgtttcgtccaattccgagaaactttcatgtacaacttttctgaaacacaaaaatagcgagaaaacgagaactggcactgcggcactgcattaataggttagtctcagaaaatgctaaaaagtgtggaaaagtgcacataaaacatataagaattgtaacaaaacaagcatgaagcatcaaaaattaaagatacttttgggacgtatcaacatccccaagcttaactccttctcgtcctcgagtaggtaagtgataacaaacaaataatttgtatgtgtatgtgatggaaatggaagcatttttagactgtggcatagttatttttgcagatcttgctagatgttattctcatgatgaccttgttaattatgttttcattaaaGAGAAAAGtaaataacaaaagtaaactaaagcaAGAGAGTGTTGGTTGAGTGTGTTTGTGATATGGTTGAGGGGTTCTCGAGGAGTTTAGTTTCCACCACTAGTATTGGTACTACTTATGATTAGGATGTACTATGTCTTTGGATATGTTATGTGTGGAGAGAGCTCCATAACAAGATGCGTCTAAAAACCCATCggccatcgcatctctaaataatcaCCGCGGCCAGCCATCTGCAAACCGCATATTGACCATCGCAATTAAGGGTTtccccatggttatcgatatgatcTTGGTGAGTCTCCCTTTATCCCCTCTTCCATATGTTAAAGTGCCGATACGGTAATGTTACTTCTCGCTGTAAACTTTACCATACTTCAAAGTGTAGTTCACTCTCGAGACcataaggcaaatattacatggtgcacttcatataatatcaagagagagaactacCATATATTCATAGATCAAAGGTATAATTCatctttatttcacatcataatattactagggtttctaaatatctccccaagaacaaaggaACTACTCATATATGAAGGGGATCAACATCATGACGATATGAATATGAAGGTACAATTGCATGCAAGTGTAAATCCTAATAGAGTTTGGATCACAAGCAAGTAAACAAAGGGGATTTGAGATGTTggcgataatgatgatgatgatgatgatgattatgatgatggagatcgatgCGTTGCCCTTCAAGATCCTAGTTCACTCTTCCTCTTGTGtgttggtggagatggtgatggaggcggtggctgtggagacgatgatgacggcgacggagCAGCAGGGCTCCGCCCCTAGGGCGTGGATGAATGATGCTTCCTCCTTGGCTCATCCCCTCCTTATAGAAGTGTCGCAGGTCGGTTTCGCGAACCGATGGAGCATGGTGCCGAATATGCCATAGCCTTGACAAATTTTGTTCCGTTTGACGAAACGAATATCAGTATGACGACGATGGTCGCTAAGCCTTCTGATGCTTTCACATTTTGGCAgtcatttcttcatacgaacTCCGATTGAGGTATTCTTCGGctcgttgaactcgtatggaTGAGGGTTGCAACACCATGACCTTAGatcttaaatataagatgttggaaAAATATCACCCCCCTCTCCAATGTGCCATCATGTCCACATGTCCTGAAGACCGAGCTGAGGGGCTACACTGAGCTGAGACTAACGAGCCACGAGCTCATTGCGGTCGATTTTGGGCTGGACTCAGTCAACACCTTTTGCGGGTTGAGCAGAACTCGGCCGAGTATAGCCATTCGAGAATTTGAAGGTAGAAAATCAAATGTTGAGACCCATAATTTAGCTCGTTTTGCTTTATCTTTAGTACATGAGCGACATATGTGCCTTCTTCGACCCCATGATACTCTGTTAATACCTGTAACTTTGAGCATTGATACTCAACTTTTTTTTGTTCTAGCTTAGTGTTTTGGCATAATGACAATAATGGGTCGTTCCTACCCCGTGATCTCGTTAGAGAGGATGGAGTACGCGAGATCGCTATCTATTTCTAGAAATATCCCGGGAGTGTGTGGACACCCTTCTAATCTGTCAGGGCCGCATCTGATTGTTTGCATGCATGCAACGTTAGCCATTCCTGATTTATTATACGTACCGACACTCAGCTACTCAGtatcgtaagagcatctccactcgtctccccacagagcccccgcggccactttttttcatccggacggcgaaaaatggcccagtcaggcccccggtttctcgttttggtccggatttgagcctattttcgtccggactccccatgccatcctcggtttcccgggggtctcccggggactccggatgaagctaaaccaaccgcccacgcccacgtgtctcctctttcgtccggattccccgagccatcctctttttccccgagaaacgccgcttggagagcacacgactggaaaactactcctccccatgccaaatcttcctccaatctggACGAAAATTTCGTcagatttggacgtggggagcgccaacgagtggggatgctctaaacgTGCTCCACGATGCAATGTGGTCCTTAGGAGTCACAGCTGTGATTGCCAACGATCGACATAACTCGCCAGCCGACGATAGTGCAGTGTAGTACCACTATACCACACGGATCGATACGGGCGCGTCGCGTCTTCCCTCTCGCAGTCTCACTCTCACGAAAATGCCGTCCTCGCtgtcgcccaccgccgccgtggcAGAGCTCTCCCCCGCCGATGCCCGTCTCGCGATGATGGAGCTGGCCAACATGATCTCGGTCCCCATGGCCCTCACGGCCGTCATCCGCCTCGGCGTGCCGGCCGCCATCTGGGCGAGCGGCGCCAACGCGCCCCTCCCCGCCACCGCCCTCCTCCCCGCCGGCCACCCGGATCCCTCCGTCCTCGAGCGGCTCCTACGCCTGCTAACCTCCCACGGCGTCTTCTCCGAGCATGTCGGCGCCGACGACGACGGTACACGGCGGTACGCGCTCACCTCCGTGGGCCGTACCCTCGTGCCCAACGGCCCCTCCGGTGCGTCGTATGCCGACTACGTGCTACAGCACCACCAGGACGAGCTGGTGCATGCGTGGCCGCGGCTCCACGATGCCGTGCTCGACCCCGCCGGCCCGGAATCCTTCGCCCGCGTCCACAACGGGGTCTCGGCCTACGCATACTACGGCCAGTAATGACACCggccaccaatgcttcttcatcttaCATCCCGGCCGTGGCAGCGACGTTCTCGATTGATTTAAGATATATAGATCAATGGCTTCACGCGCAGGGAGGCGACAGAGCTGATGATGCGGGCGATGACGGGTGTGTCCAAGCCGTTCATGGAGACGCTGCTCGACGGCTACGTCGGCGGGTTCGACGGGGTGGAGACGCTGGTCGACGTCGGGGGTAGCTCCGGCCTCTGCCTCGAGATGATCATGCGCCGGGTCACCACCATCCGGGAGGGCATCAACTTCGACCTGCCCACCGTTGTCGCCGCAGCGCCGCCTATCGCCAGTAAGACTTACACTTGCTAGAATAAATAGCTTTCCAACAAGTTTAAACAATGGAGATAAGCTAACAAATTTAAACGCATAAAATGGGCCTAGTAGAATTGCACATATATGCGTAGTCCACAATGTTAGAGTTGTAATATGTTTCCTATACGTATTAGTAATCCGTGTTATTGTATGCCACGGTGAGGGCTTTTCTCACCTAATATAAACACGTAACCGAGGCCAGATTAGGCCATCGTTCCACCAAAAAAactaatatggtatcagagctcctTCTTCCACGACGTCTTGCGTAGATCCGTTTCCACGAAAAACCTTCCCGGCCGTGATCTCGTCGCTGCCGTAGGACCCCGACGAAACCTCCCCGTCGTGACCATCTGCTTGGTCGCCGCGGCAGGACCTGAGAACCGGCCGCGATCTCTGCTTGATCGCTGCTGCCATACACAGCCTGTTTGGTTGGAGGGAATTGGGCATAGGGAATGGGAGTTTGAGGGAGGGAGCCTAATAAATCTCTTGTTTGTTTCATGGTCTTGGGAATTTACGGGGGATGGGGAAGGGGAGTTGGGGGCTTCAACTCCCACAGATCTCTTCCCAGGGGAGACCCTGTTAATTCGTGAGATTGGGACGTAAAAAAACGGTTCACGCTAATTTCCCATGGAGAATTCCCACCGTTGTCAAACGAAGGATTGGGACTAAATAGCAAAGTCCCATGTCTAATCCCTCCACCAACTCCTTCGTCTGAAGTCCCATTCCTCTTCCCATCCATTGCCAAACATGCTGACAAGGAAACCAACGAACCAGACAATCGTCCGGCCGCAATCTTTGCCTGATTGCTGCTGCAGGAAAGGAAACAAACGTCCAGAAAAAGACCCGGCCACGATCCTTGCCCAGGATCGTTGCTGTAGGAACAGGAAACCACCCGGCCGTGATCTTTTGATTACTGCTGTAGGACCAAATTCACCCAGCCGCGATTCGCGCTGAAGGATCAAAACAACTCATCAATGGCTTCATCGTCTTCGGCTTCTGCTATGGCGGGTTTGGGGTCAGCCCTTGGTGCCCCTCCCACAGAAAAATTGACCCGAGACAACCATCTGTTTTGGAAGATACAGGTTCTTCCGGCTCTCCGCGGAGCGCAGGTCATGGGGCTGCTTGATGGCTCCGACAAAGCTCCGGCGAAACATCTTGAGATAGAAGATTCAGAGAAGGTGAAAAAAAGTGTGTCCAATCCAGCCTACGAGGTTTGGCTTGCGCGAGATCAAACAGTTTTGGGATATCTAGTTAAAGGCATGTCGCCGGATCTCCTCGCTCAGGTAGTTGGCCTTGAGCACACTTCTGAAGTCTGGGCTACGGTGGAGGATATTTTTTCCTCGCAATCCCGCGCCAAGGTAAACATGCTGCGAGGTGCTCTCTCAAACACAAAGAAACTTGATCATACAACAACTCAGTACATTGCCAAGATGAAGGGGTTTGTGTCAGAACTGGCAGCCGCCGGAAAACATGTTGATGATGACGAACTCAAGGGATACATACTCAATGGTCTAGATGGTGATTACAACCCTCTTGTTGCATCAATCAATGCCGTTCCTTCCACCACTCTCAATGATTTGTGTGCACAGTTACAAGCTTATGAGTCTCGTCAGTTGATGTTGTCTGAAACGGGCCAGAATATTGGGTCATTTCATACTTCTGCCAATAATGCCTCACGTCGCCCCTACTACTCTAGTCGTCCGTCCTCCCCTCCACGTGGTGGCAATGGTCGTCAAGGTGGTGGCTATGGACGCCAAGATCAAGAGCGTCGTGATGGTGGTGACTATCGGCGCCGCGAGGATGGTGACTATCGGCGCCGTGATGATACTGGTTACAGGCGCCAGGAGCGCCGTGATGATGATGGCTATAGGCGCCAAGAGCGTTATGATGGTGATAACCGTGGCAGGGCTAACGGTCGCTATGATGGCCAAGGCCAAGGTCGTGGTACTCCACAAggaggtcgtggtcgtggccgcgctcCCTCCCCCTATCAAGATGTGGAATGCCAGATTTGCAAGAAGCACGGTCACCCCGCCAATGAATGTTGGTGGCGTTATGCTGACAAAGATGATAATAATTCTCGCACTAAGGAGAAGGGAGCATATGGTGTTGACACAAACTGGTACATGGACAGTGGTGCTACTGATCATATCACTAGCGAACTAAGTAAGCTGCACACTCATGACACCTACATGGGGCGTGATCAAGTACACAATGCCGGTGGTCAAGGTATGAATATTCAGCATATTGGTCATTCATTATTGCACACCCCTCATAGCTCCCTTCACCTCCGCAATATCTTACATGTTCCTAGTGCTTCAAAAAATTTGTTATCTACTCACAAAATTGCCCTAGATAATAATGCCTTTGTTGAATTCCaccctttcttctttttgatcaaggaccAGGCCACACATGAAATAATGTTTAGAGGTCCCTGCCATGGTGGTCTCTACCCTCTTGTACCTGTCTCCACAAGGTCCACGGGGTCATCCAAGCACGCCTTCATCACCACTAAGCCTTCTTCATCTACATGGCATCGTCGTCTAGGGCATCCTTCGTCTTTTAtcgttcaacaagttcttaggaaaaataatatTCCCCATACACCAGAAATAAATCCTTACATATGTGATCCGTGTCAGCAAGCTAAGAGCCATCAGTTACCCTATCCCATCTCCACTAGTGTTTCTACTGTTCCATTGGAACAAgttttttctgatgtatggggtccagctCCAGCCTTTGTTGGCAAACACTTatattatgtaagcttcattgatgattttagcaagtttatttggatatatttgctcaaaaagcgttctgatgtttatcaagttTTTCTCAACTTCCAACAACTTGTTGAACGTAAGTTTGGTCGCAAAATTATtaccatgcaaactgattggggtggtgaatatgaaaaactacATGGTTTCTTTCAAAGAGTTGGTATTACACATCATGTATCTTGCCCCcatgctcaccaacaaaatggttCGGCTGAGCGTAAACATCGTCATATTGTTGATGTTGGTCTTGCTTTGCTTGCAAACGCTTCTATGCcattaaaattttgggatgaagccttcctCACCGCCACCTTTCTCATAAACTTGCTTCCTTCTAAGGTGCTAAATTACGTGTCTCCCGTTGAGAAACTTCTTAATGTCACACCAAATTATGACTCTCTTCGTGTTTTTGGGTGTGCGTGTTGGCCAAATCTTCGCCCTTACAATGCTCGCAAACTTGCGTTTCGTTCTAAACGTTGTGTTTTCATTGGATATAGCCCGCTTCACAAAGGAGTCAAATGTTTAGATATATCCACCGGGCGTGTCTATATATCCCGTGACGTTGTCTTCGATGAAAACGTCTTTCCTTTTCACTCCCTTCATCCTAATGCCGGTTCCCGAGTCCGTGATGAGATTTTACTTTTCTCATCCATTGCATCTGATCATGGGAGTGTGCAAAATAATGATGATCATATGCCTGTTATTCCTATCACTAATCCTCCGCAGGTTATCATCAATGATGGGAACAACAATGTTGAAGAAAATAACATCAGTGGAGAAACTAGCAGTGGCAGTGAAAATAATGAAGCAAACGGTGACGAAAATGGTGCAAATACGGAAGAATCCTCCCGTCCCACGCCGCATGCAGAACAGCGACCAGAACGGCAGTCGCGCACTGCGTCGTCACCTGCCTTCCATCAGCAGCAGGGCGCTACGTCGCCTCCTCTCTCCCTGGCGGGTCGCGCGCCAGACGACAGCATGCACGAAAGCAGCGGGAGTGAAGCCTCCTCTCGCCATGCAACGTCTGCCAATGACAGGTCAAGTGGGAGCAACGATCCTCAACATGCACATGCAGATGTTAATAGTGACGGGCCAAGCAATGATGATGGAAATTATTTGTCCAGCTCCAGTTCAGGATCATCTGCGGATGAGCATCATGTGCCTCCTCCTGCTGCTGAACCTAGAACAAGGCTGCAAAAAGGTATCAGAAATCCCAAAGTTTACACCGACGGCACTATTCGATATGGCTTGCTTACCTCTACAGGAGAACCCAATAACCTTGATGAAGCGCTTACTGATGAAAATTGGAGACATGCCATGGAAGAAGAATATGGTGCActcatgaaaaataaaacatggcatCTAGTTCCACCTAGCTCTAACAAAAATTTAATTGATTGCAAATGGATATATCGAATAAAGAAAAATGCAGATGGTACTGTTGAGAGATACAAAGCTCGGTTAGTTGCAAAAGGCTTCAAGCAACGGTATGGTATTGACTATGAAGATACTTTTAGACCTGTTGTTAAAGCTGCTACCATTAGACTTGTGTTAGCAATCTCAGTTTCAAGGGGATGGAGTCTACGACAGTTGGACGTCAAGAACGCGtttttacatggtgttctggaagaagaggttTATATGAAACAACCACCTGGTTTTGAAAATCCTCACGCTCCGCATCATAtatgcaaacttgacaaagctCTTTATGGTTTGAAACAAGCCCCTCGAGCTTGGTATTCTCGTCTTAGCTCGAAATTGAATGAGCTTGGTTTTATACCCTCCAAGGCAGACACATCACTGTTTCTCTACAACAAGTCAGGTATCACTATATTTGTGCTCgatctatgtggatgatattattgtGACAAGTTCTTCGGATCAGAGCTATCTCAGCTTTGCTTAAGGATTTGAATGAAAACTTTGCACTCAAGGACTTAGGTGACTTGCACTTCTTTTTGGGCATTGAAGTGAAGAAATATTCACGTGGATTAGTTCTAAGTCAAGAAAAATATGCTGCTGATCTACTTAGAAGAGTTGGTATGAGTAAATGCACAACATGTCCTACACCATTGTCTACCAGTGAAAGTCTATCCTTGACCGATGGAACTCCTTTAGGGCATGGAGACAGTACTAAGTATAGAAGCATAGTTGGTGCTCTACAATATCTGACATTGACACGGCCCGATTTATCCTTCTCGGTGAATAAAAtatgtcagtatcttcatgcacCAACGACCACTCATTGGACAGCTGCTAAAAGGATACTACGTTATGTCAAGGGTACCTTGAAGGTTGGTCTCACATTTAGAAGTCATCATCTACTCTTCTTAGTGCTTTTTCAGATGCAGACTGGGCAGGTTGTCTTGATGATAGACGCTCTACGGGAGGATTTGCTGTCTTCTTTGGTCCCAACTTAATTTCTTGGAGTGCCAGAAAACAAGCCACAGTATCTCGCTCTAGCACTGAAGCAGAATATAAGGCagttgccaatgcaacagctgagTTGATTTGGGTTGAAGTTTTGATTAGAGAACTTGGAGTCACTCTTAAAGAAAGACCATCTCTctggtgtgataatcttggtgcCACGTATTTATCAGTAAATCCTGTGTTCCATGCTCGTACTAAGCACATTGAAGTTGACTATCACTTTGTTAGAGAAAGAGTTGCAAATAAGTTGCTTGACATCAAGTTCATCTCCAATAAAGATCAGGTCGCAGATGGTTTTACAAAGGTCTTACCTGTAAAAAAATTGAatgagtttaagcgtaatctaaACCTCTCAGAAGGTTAGATTAAGGGGGGCTGTTAGAGTTGTAATATGTTTCCTATACGTATTAGTAATCCGTGTTATTGTATGCCACGGTGAGGGCTTTTCTCACCTAATATAAACACGTAACCGAGGCCAGATTAGGCCATCGTTCCACCAAAAAAACTAATACACAACATGACCATTTTGTCAGCAACGTTGTCGCTATCGCACATACTCGTGATGGCACGGTATGGCCGGATATGGATAGGGGCGGAGCCACCCTATACCCGTATCTGTCTCCTCTGATCTTATCTGTAACCCGTCTCCATATTCGTAAATTATCCCCGCACTACCCTATGAGATAATTTTACATTTCTAACAAGGTGCAATTATAGAactgaaaagaaatataaaactaAAATTTTACAGAAAATAAAGAGACTAATTTGTCACAACAAACGCATTCtaaccatggaaaaaaatagcgcgctatgtcGGCGCTAATAGAgtgctatagcatatctggagagtcCATGCTAATTTAATCATTGTACAATGCCTCGCTAATAGTATGCTAATAGCCAGTGGCGGAGGCAGGAATTAATTTAAGGTGTGGCGGAGTCGATAAATGAGAAAATGCAAGATTACACTAGATAAGTATTACTTTTGTTTTGCGTGTGCAACACAATTTAGTAATGACAAAATCAAATATTGCACTGAAGCTACCTCACTAAATAAAAACTACACGAATAATTGATCGACAATTTCAACTAGTTGAAAAAAATCTACAGAAACCGAGAAACAATAGAAAAATAGTAATCAGTAATTGGATGTGTCATATTAGGGGACGCATCGATGAATATAAATACATACTCGTATTGAATTTCTTGCAGAGTGGCGATGGCATTCTTCTACCTTTCGATTGAAATCGTTCTTTATTTCCGCAAGATCAAGTCGTTTGTACTACTTTATTCAGACAACGACAAGATTAGTTTCAGGTCTGAGATCAAATACCTTATGTACTTGGTGTTCTTCTTCGGTGCCATTCCCTACTCCCTCAGTGGCCCTCGCGGCGTTGCCGGTCGCGTCCTCGTCTCGTCGGCCGGCGGCCGCGACTTTGGTTGGTACTGCGCGCTAGCGTTCTGCAGCGATGCCACATCCGCTCCCCATGATCGGATTGGTTTCAAGTCGGCAGTGTGTCAATCAGTTTCCATGTATCCCAGCTTTACCGATCAGGTTTCAGGCCCAATAGTCACTAGGCCCAACACGGGGACAATCATTTACCTACAGGTCAATTGTTTCTCCTGAAAACGCACCACAACAGCGATGCCGTCGATGGCAGAGTGGGAGCAGAAGGCAATTGTAAACCTGAAGCATATCTGCACGTATATACCTAGTATTCGCGCTAAAATTTAGGTATGGCGGCCGCCAAACCTTGCCATATAGCTGGCTCCGCCcctgctaatagcgtattttaatACGGACGCTATTTTGTTAAGCCATACTAATTTGCACTGTCTCACAGATAATCTTTTTTATTGGCCTAAAAAGCATGAAATAAAATTAGTATAATGATCTACATTAAGTTGTGGTATTGGTTATTCTCATCAAAACAAGTATTGTCGGGTTGGCTGTATAAGGATAATGTTCAAATGCAAGTTATTTCCCGAAAAGGAGGGAAGCCCAGTATGCAGACAATCTTTTTATTGCATTATTTAGATTTTCAGAGTCTTAACACCTCATAGATCACACTACACAACGTGTACATATAGATCAACCAGCGGAAATGCAAAACAAAAACATTGCGCTTAAGCATCCTGTGTACATCAGGAAGCCGCCAACCACCATGGTTGCAAATTTCCGGTGCAACCGTCTTCAAACGGTTGCATCCATAATTTTTATGTGTCCGTTGCGCCTTCGGTAACAGTTAGGACCACTTGTGGATCACAAAATAATCATACTTGGTAACCTGTAAAATTAAGGAGCAGTTCTAACATTGTTAAATACCATATCATTTTGACAATTCCACAAAGACCATACTAAATCACAAAAACCGAAGAaatgagcctagctcacttggttagggaagtggatgtacaacctagccacccaggttcaagtcccaaGGGACACGAATTTGGATTCTTActatttaaaaacaaaatcactcTAGGGGCtttccctaccgtattcctttcaaaaaaaatacaaaaacctCTATGCGTACGAGGATTAGTTTGTTTTTCTACTCCATTGGGCTAgttaccaaacatatttgtagCATTGGCGGGTGGGGGATATTGAAATTAAAGTGCACAACACTCCAAATAAGATGATCAAAGGAACAAGCAAAAAAATGGTTAATAGACTCCTTAGAATTAGAGAAAACATATTTCTTAAAACCATTTCAGTTCCTCTTAGCGATAGTTGTTTTGAGACTATCACTTTTTgatgaaggaaccacataaaaagcTTAATCTTTAAACATATGTTAATTTTCCAAATgtatttcctaaataagaaaacttaGAACCATTTATGACATCAACGCACATAGATTTCAACGTGAAGGGTCCCGAGTTTGAAAGATTCCATATGAATCTATCTTCTTTGGTTGTTAATTAACTCGCACTATCTTTGTACTAGTTGTAGACAAGCATCCTTTTATATCCGGTTAAATCACTTCTAAATTCAACATTTAGAGGAGTTGCCGCAATGACATTGGCAATAAAATGATTTTCAATTGCACAATATTGTAAAGTGATGGTATTGTTCGGCCAACGGTGTGTATCCTAATCAGGTATCCTCCCACAACGGAGTCTCTTGCCTATTCCATGCATGAAAGGATCCTCTACCAAGAAACTCTACCTTCACTTCCACTAACCTCTTCTAGAATTGAGATTCATCTAGATTAGCGGCTACTTGTGATGACGTTTCATGCTCGAGGTATTCATTATGTATTTGAAATGCAAGTCATGGGTTCGAGTTATACTACCAGTGTTATTGTTTCTTTTTAGCCTGCAGCATGAATCTTCAGGCGAAGATTCATATGCATGGTTTCGCAGTCAACTGAAACATGAGCATATTTCAGTCATGTGATGTTTAGCAATCCACTACTTCCTTTGTCCGTAtttacacaacgcacacacatttAGAGATTGAACTTATTCCATCATTTTAACCAACACAACATGTGTGAAAAATACTGTACCATAAATTCGTATTTGAGAAAATAGAATTGTGGTATAATTTGTGGCATATATCGTATAAAGTTTGGTTTTAAATTAATTATCCAAGTCAAAATCACGTA includes:
- the LOC124690972 gene encoding nicotinate N-methyltransferase 1-like codes for the protein MNMKVQLHASVNPNRVWITNPSSLFLLCVGGDGDGELSPADARLAMMELANMISVPMALTAVIRLGVPAAIWASGANAPLPATALLPAGHPDPSVLERLLRLLTSHGVFSEHVGADDDGTRRYALTSVGRTLVPNGPSGASYADYVLQHHQDELVHAWPRLHDAVLDPAGPESFARVHNGVSAYAYYGQEATELMMRAMTGVSKPFMETLLDGYVGGFDGVETLVDVGGSSGLCLEMIMRRVTTIREGINFDLPTVVAAAPPIARVRHVGGDMSKSIPSGDAIFMKWIFIIWTNDECMSILKNCHKALPEGGKLIACEPVVPETTDASMRTRALLGHDIFCMANYRTQGRARCEEEFRQLGLAAGFSGFRALYLDPFIAILEYLK